The nucleotide sequence GCCAAGGCTCCGCGGCAGTGGCCGCCGGCAGATGGACCGTCAAGAAGATCTGCCTGACCGGCTCGAACAAGAGCACCCCCAGCCTCTCGGTGTATTCAGGGAGTCTCAAGGTGTGGTCGACCTCGTCCAGTATGACATGTCCGGCGTCATGAAGCGCATACTCGCTTTTCCTGAACACCGCGACGAGGGTTTCACGGTGGTCGAAATGGTGATCGCCACTGCGATCATCTCGCTCGCGCTCGCGTCGATCTTCACCGTCGTGACCGGCCTCATGACCGACCTCGCACGACAATCCGCCCTCGCGCAAGTTCAGCGGGATGCCCGACCGATGCTCGAAAGCCTGGTTGTTGAACTCCGCCAGGCCAGTGCCCCTCTGTCCATCCCGTCGAGCCGCCCGATCGAGTCGGTAGCGTGGAATCGTCTCGTCTTCTACAGCGACCGGCTCCAACCCCACCCTGCTCCGGAGAAGTACGTCTACGAGCTGATCAACTGCTCCAACGGGGCCCAAGGTGGCACATGCGATCTTCAAGAGACGATCTATACCGCGGACACCTCGTCCGTGCCCCCCGACTACACCTTCGACGACGACGTGATCTATCGCCAGTACGTCGCCCTCGAGGGAGTGCTGGCAGACCCGTACGTGTCTTTGGGCCCGGCCTTCCGGGCGGTGGAATGGGTAGGTGACCCCGCGACCCGTACCGAGGTCGTCTCATGCGAAAGCTCTGCCGAGTCGACGCGCTGCAACGCTCCGCTCATCATCGTCGACCTGCGAGTCGCGTATTCGTCGACCGTCGGGCTGAACCCATTGACCCTCCACGAAGAAGTGAGGCTGCGCAATGCTGCGGACTGACCGGAATGACCGGGGCGTCGCGATGGTGACGGTCATGATGCTGCTGCTGCTCGTCAGCCTCGTCATCGTCGCTCTGCTGAAAGAGGCCATCATCCAGTACGAACAGGCACGCTCGCAAGAGCGGGAAGACGTCGTCGTGGCGGGTGCGGAGGCGATTCTGGACCGCTACGCCTCCAAACTGACGATCGATCCCCTCTACTACATCCATTGGGTCGACGAGGCAGAGCGAGCCCGACGCTGTGAGACGCCGACCGCCGCCGGCTATCTGCAGGTGGTCCAACCGGGCAACGCGTGGCTCGCAGGCTGCGAGACGTGGTCGTACCTGGCGCCTGACCGGGACGGCAACGGCACCCCGGATACGGAATGGTATGTGCACCCGGTGCTGGACTCGGCAGGCAGCAGGAACGATGTCGGAGTGCTCATAGAGGTCACCCCGCCGGTCGGTGGACCCGTCGAAGTGATGGTTGTCGGCAAGCGCGGGACGTCGGTGCAACGCCGCGCCATCACGGCGAGCATCCACGCAACCGCGCTGTCAGAGTTCTACCGGGTGGTCCAAGGCAATCTTTCCTACGGAGCCTATGCAGAGACGTTCGGCAAGATCTACGCCGGCGGAGACGTGTCCTTCGCAGGCGACACGACTGCTCATGCCGACGTGTTCGCCGAAGGCAAGATCGTCTCGCCCCCCGAGACGTGGGCAGATGGCGCCCAAGGGTGGGAGAGCTCTCCGACCGGCAGCTTCAACAACATCCGCGACGCCTATCCGCAGCCCCTCGATTTCAATGACTTCTGGGATGACCTCGACCTGGTGGAGAGCTCTGCATGCGGCGGCGGCGGCATCTGTCTGAACGATGCGAATGCAACGGCCTGGCTCGTTCACGCGTACGTTGTCGGAGGTGTCGGAAAGCTTCGCATCATGAAGTCCACGACCTCGCACAGCGAGACGTGGTGGTGGACGAACGCGCAGTCGCCATCGGCAGGATGGACTCTCTACGGCACATTCGACATTCCCATCAACGGTACCCTGTGGGCCAACCAGCACCTGATCGTGGGCGATCGGTACGCACCCGTGGGAGTGGACCAGGATGGTGACGGATTCAAGGACTCCATTCTGCGCGGATCGTTGACCATGTACGCGGGCTCGGCAGCCTCGCGCAAGAACCTCATCATCAACGCCGACACGTACTACTACGATCCAAACTCCCTGGACACGCTGGGTCTCGTGGCCTCCGACGAGATCGTCGTCAATCACAACGCGGTCGGCACCGATCGCAAGATCTACATCAACGGCGCTCTTCTGGGTCAGTATGCCCGGTGGCGGTTCAGCGGCTACACACCATCCAACTCCCACCTGTACACGAACGGATCTATCGCGACCCGCCAAGTCGGCGACATTGCGAGGTATATCAAGTACCGGCACTACGGTTTCGACCCTCGTCTCGAGTTCGTCCGTCCGCCCATGTTCCCTCTCCTGGACAGCGACTGGAGCTACGAGAACTGGCGGGAAGTCACGCTCCCGGACTGGGCGAAACCCTGACCTGGCGCCCTGTCAATCGAAACAACGACGCCGCGACGACCTCAACACCTTCGTTGTCTCACACGATCACACCCAAAACCCCACACCGCCATCGGAAGCAACCACTCTTCAGCCGTATGACCGATCTCACGGATCAAACTAGGCTCCTGAGGGCATGTTCACCGAATACCTCCGCCCTGAATCCGTCGAGGAGGCGTTCAGGACGCTGCAAGAGTTGGGTGAAAACGCCCGCCTCGTCGGTGGTGGTACCGACCTCATCGTGCACCCTCCGGCCGATGTCACCACGCTGGTCGATCTCTCGCATACAGGTCTCGGTCGAATCGATGCCGACGACACAGGATTCCACATCGGAGCGTCGACGACGCTGACCGATGTACTCGACTACCCACCCTTCGCCGACATCTGGTCCGGTGTTCTCCCGGCGATGCTCTCACAGGTCGCGTCGCCGCTGCATCGCAACGCCGCCTCGATCGGGGGGCACCTGGCACGGGGCAGACTCTCCGACGTCGTACCGGTTCTCCTCGCCATCGACGCGAAGATCTCCTTCTACGACGGTGGCCATCACCAACTGCCACTGACCGACTTCTACTCGACACGCAAGAACAGAACCCGGCTGATCGTGACCGAGGTTCATCTCGACCGCGACTTCGCAAGCGCCGCGTTCAGGAAGTTCGCCCGCACGACCTACGACCTCGCCATCTTGAATGCTGCATGTGCGGTCCGTGTCGAAGACGATGCGGTCTCCTGGGCCAGGGTCGTCGTCGGCGAGCGACCCACCTTGGCCGTCGAACTGAGTGAGGCCTCATCGGTCCTGGTCGGTCGGAGCCTCGACACCGAAACGATCGGCCGAACTGCGAACAAGGCGATGCAGACGGTCGAAGTGCGCAGCGACCCCCGAGCGAGCGCGGGCTACCGCCGGCACCTCACGGAAGTATTGGTGCGACGTTGCCTCACCGAGGTCGCGGGCGAGAAGGTGTACGCATGAGATTCACCGTCAATGATCAGTCGTTCGACGAACAGGTCCCCGCCGGCGAAAGTCTGCTCGTTCTGCTGAGGAGACTAGGTTTCAAAGGCGTCAAGAACGGCTGCGACAACGGTGACTGCGGCGCATGTGCCGTGCTCGTCGACGGGCGAGCCATCACCTCCTGCAACTACCCGGCACCGGCCGCAGAAGGCACGCGAGTTCTCACGGTGGAAGGTCTTGCTCCGGAAGGGATGCTGCATCCTCTCCAGACCGCCTTCCTCGATACGGGAGCCGTCCAGTGCGGATTCTGCATCCCGGGGATGCTCATGAGCGCGATTGCATTGCTCGATCGCGAGCCCGATCCTTCCGAAGCAGATGTCCGCGCAGCGTTGCGCGGAAACCTGTGTCGTTGTACCGGCTACGTCAAACCGATCGAGGCGGTGCAGCTCGCCGCAGCCAGGTTGCGAGAGGTCACCGATGGCTGAGAGGTTCAACGTCGTCGGACACAGTGAACAACGCGTCGACGGCAAGGCGCTGATCACCGGCAAGCCGGTATTCGCCGGCGACCTCGATCTTCCCGGGATGTTGCACATCGCCGTCCTCGGCTCCCAGCATGCACATGCCCGCATCGACGCCGTCGACACCCGAAAGGCCGAAGCGCTCGAAGGCGTGGCGCTCGTTTTGACGCATGCCAACACGCCGACCGTCCGCTACACGACGGCCGGCCAGGGACACCCCGAACCCTCCCCCTATGACACCCGCATGTTCGATGAGAAAGTCCGCTTCATCGGTGATCGTGTTGCCGCTGTCGCTGCCACGTCACGCGAGATCGCGGACAAGGCTCTCGAGTCGATCGAAGTCGACTACGTGCCTTTGGAGCCCGTGCTCTCCATCGACGCAGCCATGTCCCCCGGCGCTCCGGTGATCCATGACGAGCTCGACGCCTCGGGAATCTGGGATGCAGAACACAACATCGCGGGCGCGGTCGAAGCAAACATAGGCAACGTAGACGAGGCAATCGCCGACGCCTTCGCCTCGGTCGAATTCACCGGCGAGACCCAGTACGCGCAGCACGTTCCACTCGAACCACACATCTCGGTCGCCTACCTCGACGACAACGCCCGCCTGGTGTTGTACACGAGCACGCAGGTTCCGTTCCACGTACGCAGGATCATTGCTCGTGTTCTGGGACTGCCCGCGAGTCGGATCCGCGTCATCAAGCCACGTATCGGCGGAGGGTTCGGCGTCAAGCAGGAGATCCTCATCGAAGATCTCGTCGGTCTCGTCACCCTGCGGACCGGCATGCCAAGCCGTCTCGAATACACTAGGGCGGAAGAGTTCTACGCATCTCGAACCCGCCACCCGATGACGGTCGGTGTCCGACTTGCCGCCGACGAGGCGGGACACATCCAGGCCATCGACATGAAGGCGCTCGAGAATACCGGAGCCTACGGCGCCCACAACCTGACCGTCGTCTCCAACACCGGGTCGAAGACCTTGCCGATGTACAACAAGGCGCCGAATGTGCGTTTCTCCGCGCGCGGTATCTACACGAACCTCCCCGTCGGAGGGGCGTACCGTGGTTACGGGGCGACCCAGGGGGTCTTCCCGCTGGAGACGGCAATCGACATGCTCGCCGAGAAGCTGGGCATGGACGCTCTCGAGTTGCGGCGTATCAACCACATCCGGTCCGGAGAGACCAGTCCGATCTTCGAAGAACTCGGCGAGGGTCGCAAAGGAGTGCCGCAGACCGTTGGAAGCTGTGGTCTCGACCAATGTATCGAGATCGGCGCCGAGCGCATCGGCTGGGCCGAGAAGCGTGGTGCCCGACGTCGCGAAGGGCCCTGGGTCCACGGTGTCGGCATGTCGATCCATATGCAGGGATCAGGCATTCCCGCCGTCGATATGGCTGCCGCAACGATCAAGATGAACGATGACGGCTCGTTCAACCTCCTCATCGGCGCAACGGATCTGGGAACCGGCTCGGACACGATCCTCGCCCAGATGGCCGCAGAAGTACTCGGTGTCCCGCTCTCCAAGGTCCTCGTGCTGTCCTCTGATACCGACGTCACGCCGTTCGACGTCGGTGCCTATGCATCATCGACCACATACGTATCCGGCTCTGCCGTCGTGCGTGCAGCGGAGAGAGTTCGCTCTCAGATCGTCGAAGTCGCCTTGGCCATGCTCAAGGTCGATGCCGACGATCTCCATTTGGCCGACGGCAGGG is from bacterium BMS3Abin02 and encodes:
- the ndhF_1 gene encoding nicotinate dehydrogenase FAD-subunit; its protein translation is MFTEYLRPESVEEAFRTLQELGENARLVGGGTDLIVHPPADVTTLVDLSHTGLGRIDADDTGFHIGASTTLTDVLDYPPFADIWSGVLPAMLSQVASPLHRNAASIGGHLARGRLSDVVPVLLAIDAKISFYDGGHHQLPLTDFYSTRKNRTRLIVTEVHLDRDFASAAFRKFARTTYDLAILNAACAVRVEDDAVSWARVVVGERPTLAVELSEASSVLVGRSLDTETIGRTANKAMQTVEVRSDPRASAGYRRHLTEVLVRRCLTEVAGEKVYA
- the hcrC_1 gene encoding 4-hydroxybenzoyl-CoA reductase subunit gamma, with the protein product MRFTVNDQSFDEQVPAGESLLVLLRRLGFKGVKNGCDNGDCGACAVLVDGRAITSCNYPAPAAEGTRVLTVEGLAPEGMLHPLQTAFLDTGAVQCGFCIPGMLMSAIALLDREPDPSEADVRAALRGNLCRCTGYVKPIEAVQLAAARLREVTDG
- the xdhA gene encoding xanthine dehydrogenase molybdenum-binding subunit encodes the protein MAERFNVVGHSEQRVDGKALITGKPVFAGDLDLPGMLHIAVLGSQHAHARIDAVDTRKAEALEGVALVLTHANTPTVRYTTAGQGHPEPSPYDTRMFDEKVRFIGDRVAAVAATSREIADKALESIEVDYVPLEPVLSIDAAMSPGAPVIHDELDASGIWDAEHNIAGAVEANIGNVDEAIADAFASVEFTGETQYAQHVPLEPHISVAYLDDNARLVLYTSTQVPFHVRRIIARVLGLPASRIRVIKPRIGGGFGVKQEILIEDLVGLVTLRTGMPSRLEYTRAEEFYASRTRHPMTVGVRLAADEAGHIQAIDMKALENTGAYGAHNLTVVSNTGSKTLPMYNKAPNVRFSARGIYTNLPVGGAYRGYGATQGVFPLETAIDMLAEKLGMDALELRRINHIRSGETSPIFEELGEGRKGVPQTVGSCGLDQCIEIGAERIGWAEKRGARRREGPWVHGVGMSIHMQGSGIPAVDMAAATIKMNDDGSFNLLIGATDLGTGSDTILAQMAAEVLGVPLSKVLVLSSDTDVTPFDVGAYASSTTYVSGSAVVRAAERVRSQIVEVALAMLKVDADDLHLADGRAIAKDGRSVMLSDVALRSLYGVDQFQIGATASFVADVSPPPFLASFAEVAIDVETGKLRIVNYVAAADCGTPINPRLAEGQVEGALANGIGYALMEEMRFDRYGRMRNPDLGRYKIPATTDMPPMEVILVETYEDTGPMGAKSIAEIGINAPIPTLANAIYDAVGVRMTHPPFTSEKIWHALSNS